gtacagctctcacactctctcatactggtcactgaaagttccaacatggcacctcatggcaaagaactctctgaggatcttaaaagacgaattgttgcgctacatgaagatggccaaggctacaagaagattgccaacaccctgaaactgagctgcagcacagtggccaagatcatccagcgttttaaaagagcagggtccactcagaacagacctcgcgttggtcgtccaaagaagctgagtgcacgtgctcagcgtcacatccaactgctgtctttgaaagataggtgcaggagtgctgtcagcattgctgcagagattgaaaaggtggggggtcagcctgtcagtgctcagaccatacgccgcacactacatcaaattggtctgcatggctgtcaccccagaaggaagcctcttctgaagtctctacacaagaaagcccgcaaacagtttgctgaagacatgtcaacaaaggacatggattactggaaccatgtcctatggtctgatgagaccaagattaatttgtttggttcagatggtctcaagcatgtgtggcggcaatcacgtgaggagtacaaagataagtgtgtcatgcctacagtcaagcatggtggtgggaatgccatggtctggggctgcatgagtgcagcaggtgttggggagttacatttcattgagggacacatgaactccaatatgtactgtgaaatactgaagctgagcatgatcccctccctccggaaactgggtcgcagggcagtgttccagcatgataatgaccccaaacacacctctaagacgaccactgctttattgaagaggctgagggtaaaggtgatggactggccaagcatgtctccagacctaaacccaatagaacatctttggggcatcctcaagcagaaggtggaggagcgcaaagtctcgaatatccgccagctccgtgatgtcgtcatggaggagtggaaaagcattccagtggcaacctgtgaagctctggtaaactccatgcccaggagagttaaggcagttctgggaaataatggtggccacacaaaatattgacacttcaggaactttcactaaggggtgtactcacttttgttgctggtggtttagacattaatggctgtatattgagttattttgagggaagaataaatttacactgttatataagctgcacacagactacttttcattgtgtcaaagtgtcattttgtcagtgttgtcccatgaaaagatatacttaaatatctgcagaaatgtgaggggtgtactcacttttgtgatacactgtatatatatatatatatatatatattctgtatCTCAGGTGGACGTTCTGCGCGCCCTAGGTGCCGAGATCGTCCGGACCCCGACCTCTGCCCGCTTTGACTCCCCCGAGTCTCACGTGGGTGTAGCCTGGCGTCTGAAGAACGAGATTCCCGACTCCCACATTCTGGACCAGTATCGCAATCCCAGCAACCCACTGGCTCACTACGACAGCACCGCCGAGGAGATCCTGGAGCAGTGCGAGGGTAAATTAAGGAAATACAATTTGTggtggttgttattattattattattattattattagatttattattaacatcttacccaacattagaaccacaaacCCACATTTTTGGTCCATTCGTTCATTGCTGTGCTATTTGTACCAGCTGTAACTTAAGCTTTAATAAATCAAGCATGCTATTTTATCCTAGATTTATACTAAAGCAGTGTTTAACAGTCGTTATTCAGTGTATCTGCAGCATATGATGCATTAACACGCACACTGTGTTTGTCTACAGGTAAAATAGACATGCTGGTGGCTGGAGCTGGCACCGGTGGCACCATTACTGGAATTGCCCGCAAGCTGAAGGAGAAATGCCCAAACATCAAGGTTAGCCTTTTAATGAATACTTTGCTTCATTTCTGAGCTGTTTATCCTGTTAAGTGTTTTAACTGGTTCCAGTTTGGACTGTaatgccgtgtgtgtgtgtgtgtgtgtgtgtgtacgtgtttcAGATTATTGGAGTGGATCCAGAGGGTTCGATCCTGGCTGAGCCGGAGGAGCTAAATAAGACCGATAAGACCCAGTATGAGGTGGAGGGCATCGGATACGACTTTCTTCCCACCGTACTGGACAGATCGGTGAGTGCAAACTATTACGGAGGAGCCGtgtgttcattttttattttcatcaactgatTTAATCTGGTGaggttatttttttaaaacattgtttttttgttgttttgttgcctTTTGTTAGTTTGCAACAGGACAAAACAGACTAAGCTGTGATTTTATTAGAAATTACTCACATGACCTTAATAAGCCTACGGATGGTGCTTAGATGTTTAAAATTAGCTAACTTATTGGCAAACGATGGCAAACACGAGAGCTGCTGAGCAGACTGGAAATGCCACGATCACCAAGCACATTAAACAGTCAAGAACTTTCCGGGACGTGTTCGAAATTAGAAAAGTGAAATACGGTCgaggatccataatgttgtggtgctgctttgctgcctctgggaCTGGATGCCTCAAAAGTATTACAGGAATAATCAAATGACACAGTTATTAAAGCATTTTAGAGTGAAATGTGCTCCCAGATGTAAGAAAACGAGGTTAAATTTGGATTAAAAACAGTTGACTATTTTAAactggccagcaatgagtcctgaTCCTGCTATTGGGAAAGTAAAGCCTGCAAGGGACTACCAGCAGACCAGGGCAAGAAGCTCATAGCTGGTGCAACCATGTATCAGGGAAGGGCACCTTCAATCCTGTCCATgtcatatagtgtagttcttctttatttttatttagaaatgactgcATGTATGCAGGTCAACTTTCTGTGTTGCATATATTTGGACCTGCTATTAAAATATTCTGATCATACTAAGTTGGTACATGTCCACTGTATCTGGTGGAATGTGAAATATGGGGCGTGTATAAGTACACACCTGACGATGTGAAAAGGAATGTTATGTTTTTGTTATGTATAATTATTGGGTAtctacgacggcgtattaggggccactgtaaaaaaatattttaaagttgAGATTTTGCCACACttaaacctaaaacatcattTATAACTTAATTTAAATGACATACACTTAAGATACAACCTACGTTCCGGCGTATAAATTGTGCTGATACGGCGTTAAACATGAACAAATGAACCTGGATCGGCCTCCGATGCACGTCACTGTGTTTATCCAGTAAcctgtgattattttttattattggggTGGTTGTTTGTGCTGTttgcttccatccacatgacatgacgactaAACCCGCCAATGCGACCATTTATATCGATGCCgtacggctttagtttatcgtacgagtccgTATGCTAGGAGGGCGTTGGGGCCTCGGTTGAAGTGCTGGCGACGACGCAGGCGCTAAGAGTTCTTCTAGATAAACCCTTTTATTACAAAGTTGTTACCTTATAGGCTAATAACAAACTgatgctgatgtgcaggagatcaACGGATACGAAAGTAGAGCTTTTCCAAATCGTGAAcgtccctcattttaacaccagGAGGTCACTGTGGCcgtaatatttccactttattctatATGCTAAATattctaaaacatttttttacagtggccctaatacgccgtcgtaggTATCTGATACATTATGTGGTTGGTGCTGCTGCTTAATGAAATCTAATATTGATACTCAGGTGGTGGACGACTGGTACAAGTCAAACGACGAGGAGTCCTTCACAATGTCGCGGATGCTGATCCGACAGGAAGGCTTACTGTGTGGTACGTGTAGACCtcctcctgtgtgtgtgtgtgtgtgttggtgtgtacgTAAATGAATTGAAGTCAACACCTGACGtatgctaaatgcagaaaatgtaaattatgaaATCCGCCCAggatacttgtgtgtgtgcaaacgtGGTCTCATAAGactgtaatgtactaacagttcAGCtatccaaaagtatttagacatcctttatgtgtgtgtgtgtgtgtgtgtgtgtgtgtgtgtgtgtgtgtgtgtgtgtgtgtgtgtgtgtaggtggtagTTCAGGTTCTGCCATGGCTGCAGCAGTGAATGTAGCTAAGGAGCTTCAAGAAGGTCAGCGCTGTGTGGTCATCCTGCCCGACTCGCTCAGAAACTACATGTAAGCGTCACCGGTTCCTTTCCAGTATTCAAGTTTCGCTTACACACATCCTCAGTTGTTGatacatttatgtttaaaacCTAGAATAAGTGTTAATGTGAATGTAATTAGTTGGTTAATCACTAACGAGGTCCTTTCACAGGTCTAAGTTCCTCAGCGACAAGTGGATGTGTCAGAAAGGTTTTCTGCGAGAGGAGGACCTGATGGTCAACAAACCGTGGTAAGACACCCACACGTAACACGTACACATGATGTAAAGCACAGTGTAGCATCGTGCTAATTAGGATTTCAGATTATTCGACAATACAGGATTGTGCAGTAACTAAAAACAAGTGTTCAGGTGGATGTTTGACTTCTTGCAAGTGTACGTGTACACTAATAATCAGTAAATGTGTTTACTTATTgtgattaatgaataaatagtaGATTATTTTAGAATCTCTTTATAAGAACAGTAAAGGAACACGAGAATGAACTGAACTCTCGTGTCCGTTTCGTTTTCCTGAGTTTAATATGGATGTTTCGCTCTTGATCTCATTCTTGTCTCTTCAGGTGGTGGAATCTGACTCTTCAGGATTTACGGCTTTCCGCCCCGCTGACCGTCCTGCCCTCCGTCACCATCAAAAACACCATCAAGATCCTGAAGGAGAAGGCTTTCGACCAGGCTCCTGTGGTCGATGAAGCTGGGTAGGTTTTAATCGACCACCACTATAGCAAATTATTTATTACGTGTGTACAGGCCACTTTGTCAAAGATTGAACGAGGTGTTAAAGTCAAACTTGGATTTTGGACCATGAGACTGGATACAGAGCTGGTCTCTGCAGAGCCCATTAAAGAGCACATCAGTTTCAATTGACTTGTGCTTTGTCATGCTGCCTATGgaatgtccccccccccccccccccccccccaaacactTTATCCTGTTTAGTAAATTACTGGGTCCAGTGCCAATTAAAAAGTCCAggccggccgctcaggtggcgcagcagtaaaaacacgcgctggaaccggccacgtgaacaacgattggcctgtcgttcagatatgggcgggactaagccggatggggtctctctctcatgactggtgcaattacgacctctgctggctgattgatggcgcctgcacagagatgagaaaagagtgctgtcagggtgtgtctctccgtacactgtgctgagctgcactgcactcgtcaaagtgcaggtgataagatgaatacggctgctgcccacgtgtcggaggggggcgtgggttagcttcgttctcctcaatcagagcggggatcggtattggtggagaggaagcatgatgcaatcgggcaattggacgccctaaaaagggagaaaaaggagagaaaatgcataaataaaataacaattttCCGTATCCCTCCTAGACGTACAGATAGATGCCCGTCtacctgtatgtgtgtttgacaGACAGTACACTGTATTTTGTACGGTCACCCTAGAGCAAGAGGGTCCCGGGTTCAATTCTCAGGTGAAGCagtccggaggaaacccacacagacacagggagaacatgcaaatatttGTATGTTAGGTGAAGTGGAGATGCAAAATTCCTGTCATGCGTGGAACCAAGGTGTAAagcataacgttaaaatcctaataaacaaacactttaTTATGACtgtctataaaataaatagtagaATATAAAGGTAAAGCAATTCTTGCCTTCAATAAGGTGGCTAGaggtaaaataatgaaataaatcatACTAATATACACCAGCATCATGCTGGACTGTAGGTAGTACAGCATACAGTGGACTAAGATCAGGTTCACTCGAGGTAACACAGATCAGGCTCTATATAAGGTTTAGACTCTTCTGTCAGTATCAAGTGCTCTGATTCTCTGAAGACATTAAACTCTCGTACAGAGCGCGTGCAGCGTTTACTGTCCCAACAGCTGCAGTCTCGGTGTGCAGTAGCGTTTCTATGAGCAAACCCGCATTAATGTACATCACGAATGATTATTTGTACCACCTGATATCCTTGATAGTTCCACAGTACCACCGTTTACAGCAACCATTCCAAATGTATACATAGACAGACCATAACACACCCAATCTAGAAAGTACCATAAATCAGCTGTAacacataaaatatataaatgtaatatataaaacactgagcacactgtgtgtgtttctctttaTTTTCTGTGCAGGATGATAGTAGGAATGGTTACGCTGGGGAACATGCTGTCTTCTGTGCTCGCTAATAAAGTCAGTTCAGCTGACCCGGTCATTAAGGTTCTCTACAAGCAGTTCAAACAGGTaagacactcacacacactcacacactcacacacacttaacataaTATGTAGTTGCTCACTCGTATGGGCCGTAAGCCAGACACACCCACGGTGGAAAATAAATAGGCCCAGGCTCACATGCTTGTTCACATTTCTACAGGGGGCGgcacggcacggtggctaagtgggtagcccgGGTTcctaagaaggtcctgggttctgaactcctcggtttgtcgccaccggtcggctgggcgccatctagcggccgtaattggcagtgcctgcagcagacacgtcccTGCTAGGGTGGGTGACTAGGCTGATTTGGAcgtacactatactgccaaaagtattcgctcgtctgccttcacacacatatgaacctgagtgactcccattcttaatccacagggtttaatatgatgtcgggccaccctttgcagctataacagcttcaactcttctgggagggctttccacaaggtttaggagtgtgtttatgggaatttttgaccgttcttaaagaagagcatttgtgaggtcaggtgttctatcgggttgaggttcAGGCCAGTCGAGTTCTTCCactccaaactggctcatccacgtctttatggagcttgtgctttgtgcactggtgcgcagtcgtgttggaacaggaaggggccatccccaaactgttcccacaaagtcgggagcatgaaattgtccagacTCTCTTGGTGTGctaaagcattaagagttcctctcactggaactaaggggccgagcccggcTCCTGAAACCcaccccctccaccacactttacactcggcacaatacagtcagacaggtaccgttctcctggcaaccgccaaacccagactcgtccatcagatggtcagtcgtgtagtgtgaaatacacaccggcttgaaagactcccgattacaagagatccagtcgtgtagtgtgaacttggcgtAAGAGAACCATTTTATTTCTGTTCAGGTTTatgaccagcactgagagctcaCTGGCAAGTGCACGTCCCAGTGACTAGGCTGATTTGGAcatatgttttatacactttatagAAAGCATGACAAATATTCAGACATCCTAATTGATTAGTTTAAATATTTAAGACACATTTAGTAAAGCTGTGGTATGAAATCACTTGAATCAACATTCAGCTGTCTAAAGTATTCGGGAAGTTTCTAGGACCTTAAACAAACAGTGTTTtggttacaggtgtgtgtgtgtgtgtgtgtgtgtgtgtgtaggtttgtCTTACAGATAATTTAGGGAAGCTCTCCCGGATCCTGGAGACTGACCATTTTGCCCTGGTGGTGCACGAACAAATCCAGTGTAAGTAATAAAACGTTTACTGGTTTGGGTTGTGTTTGTTAGCGCTGAGTAAAACGACCACTCTTGCTTTTAAATGCCATTATTGGtcatggggcggcacggtggctcggtgggtagcaccgtcgcctcacagcaagaaggtccgggtcctttctgtgctgagtttgcatgttctccccgtgtctgcgtgggtttcctccgggagctccggtttcctcccacagtccaaaaacgtgcagtcaggttaactggagacactgaatcgccctataggtgaatgtgtgtgtctgccatgcGATGgattgcgcccattgaaaagctgggataggctccagcaccctcccacaaccctaattggataagcggttaagacaatgAGTGAGTTATTGGTCTGTCATTATGTAGCACCCAACGGAGCGcttgccttgctcaagggcccaacagtggctgcatggcagagctgggattcaaactctcaaccttttgattaatagcccaaagctctacccactaggccacccaGTGCTGTTTACACTAGAGCGAGTCAAAAAAAGGGGTCGCAGAGAACAATGATAATTAAATGagcaaattttaacaggcacaaacatgaaatgaacttgtacacgagCGCCCCCTTGTGTAGGCTTTACGctgcatcttgtaaaccacagtgggaccagatggCCACAGTTTTCATTAGTTAAATATATTTCgatttgtgtttggttttgatGGGTTTACTTTGTGTTGCTTTGGGTCGCTAGGAAAAACTCTGCACTAGAGCAACCCACCACTGTTTAGATTGTTTTTAGTCTCAAGTTATTTAGAGAAGACGGACGCGTTTAATAAACAATGATTGATAATGATTCATTAGCAAATACATACGTTTACATTTGAATAGtctatatttgttttataatccAACTTCTTTGGTATTATTAGTTTAAATTATCATTATAACATCATTTGTGTTACAAATTCTCCTGGTATTAACCTTTTCCTTTCTCTTTCTCCCTGTAGATATGAGAGATGGCTCTTCCACTCTTAAGCAGATGGTGTTCGGTAT
The Trichomycterus rosablanca isolate fTriRos1 chromosome 12, fTriRos1.hap1, whole genome shotgun sequence genome window above contains:
- the LOC134324505 gene encoding cystathionine beta-synthase-like isoform X2, giving the protein MVEDAERAGILKPGDTIIEPTSGNTGIGLALVAAVKGYRCIVVMPEKMSMEKVDVLRALGAEIVRTPTSARFDSPESHVGVAWRLKNEIPDSHILDQYRNPSNPLAHYDSTAEEILEQCEGKIDMLVAGAGTGGTITGIARKLKEKCPNIKIIGVDPEGSILAEPEELNKTDKTQYEVEGIGYDFLPTVLDRSVVDDWYKSNDEESFTMSRMLIRQEGLLCGGSSGSAMAAAVNVAKELQEGQRCVVILPDSLRNYMSKFLSDKWMCQKGFLREEDLMVNKPWWWNLTLQDLRLSAPLTVLPSVTIKNTIKILKEKAFDQAPVVDEAGMIVGMVTLGNMLSSVLANKVSSADPVIKVLYKQFKQVCLTDNLGKLSRILETDHFALVVHEQIQYMRDGSSTLKQMVFGIVTAIDLLNYVTTRERRERSLSECSLTDEP
- the LOC134324505 gene encoding cystathionine beta-synthase-like protein isoform X1; the protein is MPSVPSGSDSDSTTLGPVCPHLAREEASSVINGDAELKGETRLHGTEDKQEDGTERKWIRPDLPSRCTWKLGEVNLDSPHVHPERTTRPIIFPNILNKIGDTPLVQINKIPKMFGLKCEILAKCEFFNAGGSVKDRISVRMVEDAERAGILKPGDTIIEPTSGNTGIGLALVAAVKGYRCIVVMPEKMSMEKVDVLRALGAEIVRTPTSARFDSPESHVGVAWRLKNEIPDSHILDQYRNPSNPLAHYDSTAEEILEQCEGKIDMLVAGAGTGGTITGIARKLKEKCPNIKIIGVDPEGSILAEPEELNKTDKTQYEVEGIGYDFLPTVLDRSVVDDWYKSNDEESFTMSRMLIRQEGLLCGGSSGSAMAAAVNVAKELQEGQRCVVILPDSLRNYMSKFLSDKWMCQKGFLREEDLMVNKPWWWNLTLQDLRLSAPLTVLPSVTIKNTIKILKEKAFDQAPVVDEAGMIVGMVTLGNMLSSVLANKVSSADPVIKVLYKQFKQVCLTDNLGKLSRILETDHFALVVHEQIQYMRDGSSTLKQMVFGIVTAIDLLNYVTTRERRERSLSECSLTDEP